A single region of the Ancylobacter novellus DSM 506 genome encodes:
- a CDS encoding lytic murein transglycosylase, whose amino-acid sequence MHQTRRAFLIGAGALALAGEGAAAQSAKQPFEAWVVQFRARARARGITDAVYDRVTGNLRPDTSVYAKERAQPEFREELWQYLNRRISEWRLNTGRAATQQNAALLKRLRHDFGVEPDVLLGLWGMESAFGELVTDPDHMKPVFPSLAALAWGEPRRRKYWETEFLNGLAVVQRGWANPDEMLGSWAGAMGHTQWMPEVWLNLGVDYDGDGKPSPYSVPDALAGSARYLIKRGSYQRGLPWGFEVAMAGVPEKYADARSWRTVEDWAKLGVKPAGGGRFDVPKARTRLWAPVGTDGPCFLLTQNFYAVRSYNPSMNYALAVCHLGDRVLGGAPFVTPFPGGERPLTLVEIQEVQRRLTRAGLDTGGTDGRVGNMTMRAVANFQRRMGVEPDGYAGLDVLAALRGGR is encoded by the coding sequence ATGCACCAGACAAGGCGGGCGTTCCTCATCGGCGCCGGCGCGCTGGCGCTCGCTGGCGAGGGCGCGGCTGCCCAGAGCGCCAAGCAGCCTTTCGAGGCCTGGGTCGTGCAGTTCCGCGCCCGTGCGCGTGCCCGCGGCATCACCGATGCCGTCTATGACCGCGTGACCGGCAATCTGCGGCCGGACACCTCGGTCTATGCCAAGGAACGCGCGCAGCCCGAGTTCCGCGAGGAGCTCTGGCAGTACCTCAACCGCCGCATCTCCGAATGGCGGCTGAACACCGGCCGCGCCGCGACGCAGCAGAACGCCGCCCTGCTGAAGCGCCTGCGACACGATTTCGGCGTCGAGCCGGACGTGCTGCTGGGCCTGTGGGGCATGGAGAGCGCCTTCGGAGAGCTGGTGACCGACCCCGACCATATGAAGCCGGTCTTCCCCTCGCTCGCCGCGCTCGCCTGGGGCGAGCCGCGCCGGCGCAAATATTGGGAGACCGAGTTCCTCAACGGCCTCGCCGTGGTCCAGCGCGGCTGGGCGAATCCCGACGAGATGCTCGGCTCCTGGGCCGGGGCGATGGGCCATACGCAATGGATGCCGGAGGTCTGGCTGAACCTCGGCGTCGACTATGACGGCGACGGCAAGCCCTCGCCCTACAGCGTGCCCGACGCGCTCGCCGGCAGCGCGCGCTACCTCATCAAGCGCGGCAGCTACCAGCGCGGCCTGCCCTGGGGCTTCGAGGTCGCGATGGCCGGCGTCCCCGAGAAATACGCTGATGCGAGGTCGTGGCGCACGGTGGAGGACTGGGCGAAGCTCGGCGTGAAGCCGGCCGGGGGAGGGCGTTTCGACGTCCCCAAGGCGCGCACGCGGCTATGGGCGCCGGTCGGGACCGACGGCCCGTGCTTCCTGCTGACGCAGAACTTCTACGCCGTGCGCAGCTACAACCCGTCGATGAACTACGCGCTCGCCGTCTGCCATCTCGGCGACCGGGTGCTGGGCGGCGCGCCCTTCGTCACGCCCTTCCCCGGCGGCGAGCGGCCGCTGACGCTGGTGGAGATCCAGGAGGTGCAGCGCCGCCTCACCCGTGCCGGCCTCGACACCGGCGGCACCGACGGGCGCGTCGGCAACATGACCATGCGCGCGGTGGCGAATTTCCAGCGCCGCATGGGCGTCGAGCCGGACGGCTATGCCGGGCTGGACGTGCTGGCGGCGCTGAGGGGCGGGCGGTAA
- the murI gene encoding glutamate racemase yields MSSPPIHPSAALRAPTILVFDSGLGGLSVFRELARTRPDARFVYAADDAGFPYGARSEDDLVARVLAVMDALVARLAPDAVVIACNTASTLVLPALRARYSIPFVGTVPAIKPACEGSLTKQVSVLATPGTVKRDYTQALIRDFAGACRVTLVGSTRLAGLAEAAMVGEKVADEEFAAEIAPAFVREGKSRTDTVVLACTHYPLVLDRLQKVAPWPVRWVDPAPAIARRLSSLLGPVAFAASPAPLRLFSTGQPLDAALIERIVGRRARAGELVPMTAPA; encoded by the coding sequence GTGTCGTCGCCGCCCATTCATCCTTCCGCCGCGCTCCGCGCACCGACCATCCTCGTCTTCGATTCGGGGCTGGGCGGCCTCTCCGTGTTCCGCGAACTGGCGCGCACGCGCCCCGATGCGCGCTTCGTCTATGCGGCCGATGATGCCGGCTTCCCCTATGGCGCGCGCAGCGAGGACGACCTCGTCGCCCGCGTGCTCGCCGTCATGGACGCGCTGGTCGCCCGGCTGGCACCGGACGCGGTGGTGATCGCCTGCAACACCGCCTCGACGCTGGTGCTGCCGGCGCTCCGGGCGCGCTACTCCATTCCCTTCGTCGGCACGGTGCCGGCGATCAAGCCGGCCTGCGAGGGCTCGCTGACCAAGCAGGTGAGCGTGCTTGCCACCCCCGGCACGGTGAAGCGCGATTATACCCAGGCGCTGATCCGTGACTTCGCCGGCGCCTGCCGGGTGACGCTGGTCGGCTCCACCCGCCTTGCCGGCCTCGCCGAGGCGGCGATGGTCGGGGAAAAGGTGGCGGACGAGGAGTTCGCCGCCGAGATCGCCCCCGCCTTCGTGCGCGAGGGCAAATCCCGCACCGATACGGTGGTGCTGGCCTGCACGCACTATCCGCTGGTGCTCGACCGCCTGCAGAAGGTGGCGCCGTGGCCGGTGCGCTGGGTCGATCCGGCCCCCGCCATCGCCCGCCGGTTGAGCTCGCTCCTCGGCCCGGTCGCCTTCGCCGCCAGCCCGGCGCCGCTGCGCCTGTTCTCGACCGGCCAGCCGCTCGACGCCGCGCTGATCGAGCGCATCGTCGGCCGCCGCGCCCGCGCCGGCGAACTCGTGCCGATGACCGCGCCGGCCTGA
- a CDS encoding RNA methyltransferase, protein MPGAGTDSTRPWLEGGPVVVLVEPQLGENIGSAVRAMGNFGLSRLRLVNPREGWPNPKAVTFASGADRILENAEVFPDLRAALADLNFVAAATARERGMQKTVLGADAVATEAVARIAGGENVGLVFGRERTGLYTEEVSLADVILTLPVNPAFASLNLGMAVAVVAYEWFKLASGGALPFQQPDRYPIADKADLLAFFDHVEKELDEALFFRSPEKKPVTIRNIRNIFHRVGLTRQDIATLHGMVAALVEGRRTREERTAARLSGKPKEKPVDEAAGDGEG, encoded by the coding sequence ATGCCCGGCGCCGGAACCGACTCGACGCGCCCCTGGCTGGAGGGCGGCCCCGTCGTCGTGCTCGTCGAGCCGCAGCTCGGCGAGAACATCGGCTCGGCGGTGCGCGCCATGGGCAATTTCGGCCTGTCGCGGCTGCGCCTCGTCAATCCGCGCGAGGGCTGGCCGAACCCGAAGGCGGTGACCTTCGCCTCCGGTGCCGACCGCATCCTCGAGAATGCCGAGGTCTTCCCGGACCTGCGCGCGGCGCTGGCCGACCTCAATTTCGTCGCCGCCGCCACGGCGCGCGAGCGCGGCATGCAGAAGACGGTGCTCGGCGCCGACGCGGTGGCGACTGAGGCTGTCGCCCGCATCGCCGGCGGCGAGAATGTCGGCCTCGTCTTCGGGCGCGAGCGAACCGGGCTCTATACGGAGGAGGTGTCGCTCGCCGACGTGATCCTCACTCTGCCGGTGAACCCCGCCTTCGCCTCGCTCAACCTCGGCATGGCAGTGGCGGTCGTCGCCTATGAGTGGTTCAAGCTCGCTTCCGGCGGGGCGCTGCCGTTCCAGCAGCCGGACCGCTATCCGATCGCCGACAAGGCGGACCTCCTCGCCTTCTTCGACCATGTCGAGAAGGAGCTCGACGAGGCGCTGTTCTTCCGCTCGCCGGAGAAGAAGCCGGTCACCATCCGCAACATCCGCAACATCTTCCACCGCGTGGGACTGACGCGGCAGGACATCGCCACGCTGCACGGCATGGTCGCTGCGCTGGTGGAGGGCAGGCGCACGCGCGAGGAGCGCACCGCCGCCCGGCTGAGCGGGAAGCCGAAAGAGAAGCCTGTGGATGAAGCCGCGGGCGACGGCGAAGGCTGA
- a CDS encoding NADP-dependent isocitrate dehydrogenase — translation MAKIKVANPVVELDGDEMTRIIWQYIKDKLIHPYLDLELEYYDLGLPNRDATGDQVTIDAAEAIKRVGVGVKCATITPDVGRMTEYNLKKMWRSPNGTIRNILGGVIFREPIICKNVPRLVPGWTQPIIVGRHAFGDQYRATDFLVPGKGTLTIKFTGDDGQVIEHEVYKFPGAGVAMSMYNVDESIAEFARASLNYGLMRNYPVYLSTKDTILKQYDGRFKQIFQEIFDAEFKAEFEKRKIWYEHRLIDDMVASSLKWSGGYVWACKNYDGDVQSDIVAQGFGSLGLMTSVLMTPDGRTVEAEAAHGTVTRHYREHQKGKETSTNSIASIFAWTRGLAHRAKLDDNADLAAFASTLEKVCVDTVESGYMTKDLALLVGADQKWLSTTGFLDKVSENLSKALA, via the coding sequence ATGGCGAAGATCAAGGTGGCGAATCCGGTCGTCGAGCTCGACGGCGACGAGATGACCCGAATCATCTGGCAGTACATCAAGGACAAGCTGATCCACCCGTATCTCGACCTTGAGCTGGAATATTACGACCTCGGCCTGCCGAACCGCGACGCCACCGGCGACCAGGTCACCATCGACGCGGCCGAGGCGATCAAGCGCGTCGGCGTCGGCGTGAAGTGCGCCACCATCACCCCCGATGTCGGCCGCATGACCGAGTACAACCTCAAGAAGATGTGGCGCTCGCCGAACGGCACCATCCGCAACATCCTCGGCGGCGTGATCTTCCGCGAGCCGATCATCTGCAAGAACGTGCCGCGCCTGGTGCCGGGCTGGACGCAGCCCATCATCGTCGGCCGCCACGCCTTCGGCGACCAGTACCGCGCCACCGACTTCCTCGTCCCCGGCAAGGGCACGCTGACCATCAAATTCACCGGCGACGACGGGCAGGTGATCGAGCACGAGGTCTACAAGTTCCCCGGCGCCGGCGTGGCGATGTCGATGTACAATGTCGACGAGTCCATCGCCGAGTTCGCCCGCGCCTCGCTGAACTACGGCCTGATGCGCAACTACCCGGTCTATCTGTCGACCAAGGACACCATCCTCAAGCAGTATGACGGGCGCTTCAAGCAGATCTTCCAGGAGATCTTCGACGCCGAGTTCAAGGCCGAGTTCGAGAAGCGCAAGATCTGGTACGAGCACCGCCTGATCGACGACATGGTGGCCTCGTCGCTGAAGTGGTCCGGCGGCTATGTCTGGGCGTGCAAGAACTATGACGGCGACGTGCAGTCCGACATCGTGGCGCAGGGCTTCGGCTCGCTCGGCCTGATGACCTCGGTGCTGATGACGCCGGACGGCAGGACCGTCGAGGCCGAAGCCGCCCACGGCACGGTGACGCGCCACTACCGCGAGCACCAGAAGGGCAAGGAGACCTCGACCAACTCCATCGCCTCGATCTTCGCCTGGACGCGCGGCCTCGCCCATCGCGCCAAGCTCGACGACAATGCCGACCTCGCGGCCTTCGCCTCCACGCTGGAGAAGGTCTGCGTCGACACGGTCGAGAGCGGCTACATGACCAAGGACCTGGCCCTGCTGGTCGGCGCCGACCAGAAGTGGCTCTCCACCACCGGCTTCCTCGACAAGGTGTCGGAGAACCTCAGCAAGGCGCTCGCCTGA
- a CDS encoding cyclic nucleotide-gated ion channel produces MAARRQNNGRFPGGLFSGWFSDSWWRRQRRRCYEVLERDSARDPLAEKINVALIALIVLNVIAAVLETVPSLLLRDYWAFRAFEYLSLIVFALEYALRVWVSPEDPRYRGLPHRVARRRYMFTPVAIVDLIAWLPFVISMMFGVNLRTLAILRLLRFVKLVRYSPGMQSLLEVLEREWQSLVACFWLLAAAVLIAASAMYVAEGNIQPEHLGSIPAAMWWAMATVTTVGYGDVYPVTAAGRVIAGVTMVTGIVMIALPVGIIATAFVEVIKRRDFVITWGMVARVPLFADLDAAGIGEIHRMLSSHTAQPGEVIARRGDIATSMYFIASGEVVLEFADEMVVLGEGQFFGEMALLHTTRRAATARARTRCMLLMLDAEALADVIRRHPAIGERVRAMAKDDEGPHALRRRADIAQDEIDSERTESRSEPTEG; encoded by the coding sequence ATGGCGGCCCGCAGGCAGAACAACGGCAGGTTCCCCGGCGGCTTGTTCTCCGGCTGGTTTTCCGACTCGTGGTGGCGCCGGCAGCGCCGGCGCTGCTACGAGGTGCTCGAGCGCGACTCGGCGCGTGACCCGCTGGCCGAGAAGATCAACGTCGCGCTCATCGCGCTGATCGTGCTGAACGTGATCGCCGCCGTGCTGGAGACGGTGCCGAGTCTGCTGCTGCGCGACTACTGGGCGTTCCGCGCCTTCGAATATCTCTCGCTGATCGTCTTCGCGCTGGAATATGCCCTGCGCGTCTGGGTGTCGCCGGAGGATCCGCGCTATCGCGGCCTGCCGCACCGCGTCGCGCGCCGGCGCTACATGTTCACCCCGGTGGCGATCGTCGACCTCATCGCCTGGCTGCCCTTCGTCATCTCGATGATGTTCGGCGTCAATCTGCGCACGCTCGCCATCCTGCGCCTGCTGCGTTTCGTCAAGCTGGTGCGCTATTCGCCCGGCATGCAGTCGCTGCTGGAAGTGCTGGAGCGCGAGTGGCAGTCGCTCGTCGCCTGCTTCTGGCTGCTTGCCGCCGCGGTGCTGATCGCCGCCTCGGCCATGTATGTCGCCGAGGGCAACATCCAGCCCGAGCATCTCGGCTCCATACCGGCGGCCATGTGGTGGGCGATGGCGACGGTGACGACGGTCGGCTATGGCGACGTCTATCCGGTCACGGCGGCGGGGCGCGTCATCGCCGGGGTCACCATGGTCACCGGCATCGTGATGATCGCGCTGCCGGTCGGCATCATCGCCACCGCCTTCGTCGAGGTCATCAAGCGGCGCGATTTCGTCATCACCTGGGGCATGGTGGCGCGCGTGCCGCTGTTCGCCGATCTCGACGCCGCCGGCATCGGCGAGATCCACCGCATGCTCTCCTCGCACACGGCGCAGCCGGGCGAGGTCATCGCCCGCCGCGGCGACATCGCCACCTCGATGTATTTCATCGCCTCCGGCGAGGTGGTGCTCGAATTCGCCGACGAGATGGTGGTGCTGGGCGAGGGACAGTTCTTCGGTGAGATGGCGCTGCTGCACACCACCCGCCGCGCGGCGACGGCACGGGCGCGCACGCGCTGCATGCTGCTGATGCTGGACGCCGAGGCCCTTGCCGACGTGATCCGCCGCCATCCGGCGATCGGCGAGCGCGTGCGGGCCATGGCCAAGGACGACGAGGGGCCGCACGCCCTGCGGCGGCGCGCCGACATCGCCCAGGACGAGATCGACAGCGAGCGGACCGAAAGTCGGAGCGAGCCGACGGAGGGCTGA
- the alaS gene encoding alanine--tRNA ligase encodes MSGVNEIRATFLDYFAKNGHQVVDSSPLVPRNDPTLMFTNAGMVQFKNVFTGIEKRPYSRAATSQKCVRAGGKHNDLDNVGYTARHHTFFEMLGNFSFGDYFKENAIEFAWNLITREFELPVEKLMVTVYHEDDEAFSLWKRIAGLPDSKIVRIATSDNFWQMGDTGPCGPCSEIFYDHGDHIPGGPPGSPDADGDRFIEIWNLVFMQFEQLPGGERLNLPRPSIDTGMGLERISAVLQGTHDNYEIDLMRALTGAVEEMTDVPADGPQKASHRVIADHLRASTFLVADGVLPSNEGRGYVLRRIMRRAMRHAQLLGARDPLMHRLVPILVREMGRAFPEIVRAEPLVTETLRLEETRFRKTLERGLSILETESEGLGAGAKFSGETAFKLYDTYGFPLDLTEDALRARGVNVDVDSFNAAMERQRAEARASWAGSGEAATDTVWFAVREEVGPTEFLGYGTETAEGTVTALVTEGKRVETLPAGARGLVVLNQTPFYGESGGQVGDTGTMSGEGGLKLRVTGTQKKLGDIFAHEVEVEEGTLTIGAPLALFVDGERRQAIRANHSATHLLHEALRRVLGDHVAQKGSLVAPDRLRFDFSHPKPVEAAELKAVEDIANRIVLRNEPVVTRLMAVDDAIESGARALFGEKYGDEVRVVSMGTDPGNGAPYSVELCGGTHVARTGDIGLVSVLGESAVGAGVRRIEAMTGDAARHHLNAQSRALQGAADVLRAPVGEVEARIAQLVEERRKLERELGDAKRKLAMGGGAASEEPARTVGAVKLLARQVSGIDLKDLKSLADEGKKRIGSGIVAIVGVTEEGRAGLVVGVTDDLTGKYDAVALVRRGAEALGGKGGGGRPDMAQAGGPDGGRAAEALAAIENALAG; translated from the coding sequence ATGAGCGGCGTCAACGAAATACGTGCGACCTTCCTCGACTATTTTGCGAAGAACGGTCACCAAGTGGTTGATTCATCGCCGCTTGTGCCGCGCAACGACCCGACGCTGATGTTCACCAATGCCGGCATGGTGCAGTTCAAGAACGTCTTCACCGGCATCGAGAAGCGTCCCTATTCGCGTGCCGCCACCTCACAGAAATGCGTGCGCGCCGGCGGCAAGCACAACGACCTCGACAATGTCGGCTACACCGCCCGGCACCACACCTTCTTCGAGATGCTCGGCAATTTCTCCTTCGGCGACTACTTCAAGGAGAATGCCATCGAATTCGCCTGGAACCTGATCACCCGCGAATTCGAGCTGCCGGTCGAGAAGCTCATGGTCACCGTCTACCATGAGGACGACGAGGCCTTCTCGCTGTGGAAGCGCATCGCCGGCCTGCCCGATTCCAAGATCGTGCGCATCGCCACCTCCGACAATTTCTGGCAGATGGGCGACACCGGCCCCTGCGGCCCGTGCTCGGAGATCTTCTACGACCACGGCGACCACATCCCCGGCGGCCCGCCCGGCTCGCCGGACGCCGATGGCGACCGCTTCATCGAGATCTGGAATCTCGTCTTCATGCAGTTCGAGCAGCTGCCGGGCGGCGAGCGGCTGAACCTGCCGCGCCCGTCCATCGACACCGGCATGGGGCTCGAGCGCATCTCCGCCGTGCTGCAGGGCACGCACGACAATTACGAGATCGACCTGATGCGCGCGCTCACCGGCGCAGTCGAGGAGATGACCGACGTGCCGGCGGACGGCCCGCAGAAGGCGAGCCACCGCGTCATCGCCGACCATCTGCGTGCCTCGACCTTCCTGGTCGCCGACGGCGTGCTGCCCTCCAATGAGGGCCGCGGCTACGTGCTCCGCCGCATCATGCGCCGCGCCATGCGCCACGCCCAGCTGCTCGGCGCCCGCGACCCGCTGATGCACCGCCTGGTGCCGATCCTGGTGCGCGAGATGGGCCGCGCCTTCCCCGAGATCGTGCGCGCCGAGCCGCTGGTCACCGAGACGCTGCGCCTCGAGGAGACGCGCTTCCGCAAGACGCTGGAGCGCGGCCTCTCCATCCTGGAGACCGAGAGCGAGGGCCTCGGCGCCGGCGCCAAGTTCTCCGGCGAGACGGCGTTCAAGCTCTACGACACCTATGGCTTCCCGCTCGACCTGACCGAGGACGCGCTGCGCGCCCGCGGCGTCAATGTCGACGTCGACAGCTTCAACGCCGCGATGGAGCGCCAGCGCGCCGAGGCCCGCGCCTCCTGGGCCGGCTCGGGCGAGGCGGCGACCGACACGGTGTGGTTCGCGGTGCGCGAGGAGGTCGGCCCGACCGAGTTCCTCGGCTACGGCACCGAGACGGCGGAAGGCACGGTCACCGCGCTGGTCACTGAGGGCAAGCGCGTCGAGACGCTGCCCGCCGGCGCGCGCGGCCTCGTCGTGCTCAACCAGACCCCGTTCTACGGCGAATCCGGCGGCCAGGTCGGCGACACCGGCACGATGAGCGGCGAGGGCGGGTTGAAGCTGCGCGTCACCGGCACGCAGAAGAAGCTCGGCGACATCTTCGCCCATGAGGTGGAGGTCGAGGAGGGCACGCTGACCATCGGCGCGCCGCTGGCGCTGTTCGTCGACGGCGAGCGCCGGCAGGCGATCCGCGCCAATCATTCGGCGACGCATCTGCTGCACGAAGCGCTGCGCCGCGTGCTCGGCGACCACGTCGCCCAGAAGGGCTCGCTGGTCGCGCCCGACCGGCTGCGCTTCGACTTCAGCCACCCCAAGCCCGTCGAAGCGGCGGAGCTGAAGGCGGTCGAGGACATCGCCAACCGCATCGTGCTGCGCAACGAGCCGGTGGTCACCCGGCTGATGGCAGTGGACGACGCCATCGAGTCGGGCGCGCGGGCGCTGTTCGGCGAGAAATACGGCGACGAGGTGCGCGTCGTCTCCATGGGCACCGATCCCGGCAATGGCGCGCCCTATTCGGTCGAGCTGTGCGGCGGCACCCATGTCGCCCGTACCGGCGATATCGGCCTCGTCAGCGTGCTCGGCGAGAGCGCGGTCGGCGCCGGCGTGCGCCGCATCGAGGCGATGACGGGCGACGCCGCCCGCCACCATCTCAATGCGCAGAGCCGCGCGCTGCAGGGCGCAGCGGACGTGCTGCGGGCGCCCGTGGGCGAGGTCGAGGCGCGCATCGCCCAGCTCGTCGAGGAGCGGCGCAAGCTGGAGCGCGAGCTCGGCGACGCCAAGCGCAAGCTCGCCATGGGCGGCGGCGCGGCGAGCGAGGAGCCGGCGCGCACGGTCGGCGCGGTCAAGCTGCTGGCGCGGCAGGTCTCCGGCATCGACCTCAAGGACCTCAAGAGCCTCGCCGACGAGGGCAAGAAGCGCATCGGCTCAGGGATCGTCGCCATTGTCGGCGTGACTGAGGAAGGCCGCGCGGGCCTCGTGGTCGGCGTCACCGACGACCTCACCGGCAAATATGATGCGGTCGCGCTGGTGCGGCGCGGGGCGGAGGCGCTCGGCGGCAAGGGCGGCGGCGGGCGGCCGGACATGGCGCAGGCCGGCGGTCCCGATGGCGGCCGCGCCGCCGAGGCGCTCGCGGCGATCGAGAACGCGCTCGCGGGCTGA
- the recA gene encoding recombinase RecA produces the protein MTQANLRLVEGSSMDKAKALDAALSQIERHFGKGSIMRLGKNDKIMEIETVSTGSLGLDIALGIGGLPRGRIVEIFGPESSGKTTLALHTIAESQKKGGVCAFIDAEHALDPIYARKLGVDLDNLLISQPDAGEQALEIADTLVRSGAVDVLVVDSVAALTPRAELDGEMGDNQPGMQARLMSQALRKLTASINRSQTMVIFINQIRMKIGVMYGSPETTTGGNALKFYSSVRLDIRRIGAIKERDEVVGNQTRVKVVKNKLAPPFKQVEFDIMYGEGVSKMGELIDLGIKAGVVEKSGAWFSYDSQRLGQGRENAKNFLRQNPDVAGRIEATIRQNAGLIAEQILAGEAGEDDDGDAEG, from the coding sequence ATGACTCAAGCAAATCTGCGACTCGTTGAAGGATCTTCCATGGACAAGGCCAAGGCGCTGGACGCCGCGCTTTCGCAGATCGAGCGCCATTTCGGCAAGGGCTCGATCATGCGCCTGGGCAAGAACGACAAGATCATGGAGATCGAGACGGTCTCCACCGGCTCGCTCGGGCTCGACATCGCGCTCGGCATTGGCGGCCTGCCGCGCGGGCGCATCGTCGAGATCTTCGGGCCGGAATCCTCGGGCAAGACCACGCTCGCCCTGCACACCATCGCCGAGTCGCAGAAGAAGGGCGGCGTCTGCGCCTTCATCGACGCCGAGCACGCGCTCGACCCGATCTATGCCCGCAAGCTGGGCGTCGACCTCGACAATCTCCTGATCTCCCAGCCCGACGCCGGCGAGCAGGCGCTGGAGATCGCCGACACGCTGGTGCGCTCCGGCGCGGTGGACGTGCTGGTGGTCGATTCCGTCGCCGCGCTGACGCCGCGCGCCGAGCTCGACGGCGAGATGGGCGACAACCAGCCCGGCATGCAGGCGCGGCTGATGAGCCAGGCGCTGCGCAAGCTGACCGCCTCGATCAACCGCTCCCAGACCATGGTGATCTTCATCAACCAGATCCGCATGAAGATCGGCGTGATGTATGGCAGCCCGGAGACCACGACCGGCGGCAACGCGCTGAAGTTCTATTCCTCGGTGCGCCTCGACATCCGCCGCATCGGCGCGATCAAGGAGCGCGACGAGGTGGTGGGCAACCAGACCCGCGTGAAGGTGGTGAAGAACAAGCTGGCGCCGCCCTTCAAGCAGGTCGAGTTCGACATCATGTATGGCGAGGGCGTCTCCAAGATGGGTGAGCTCATCGACCTCGGCATCAAGGCCGGGGTGGTGGAGAAGTCGGGCGCCTGGTTCTCCTATGACAGCCAGCGCCTCGGCCAGGGCCGCGAGAACGCCAAGAACTTCCTGCGCCAGAATCCCGACGTCGCCGGCCGCATCGAGGCGACCATCCGCCAGAACGCCGGCCTGATCGCCGAGCAGATCCTCGCCGGCGAGGCGGGCGAGGATGACGACGGCGACGCCGAGGGTTGA
- a CDS encoding VOC family protein has translation MNVQAYLMFNGRTEEAIEFYKKAVGAEVTMLMRFREAPDQPPPGMVPEGWDDKIMHSSFKVGDAELMASDGCQSDAAGFSGISLALSVASPEEAEAKFAALAEGGQVTMPLMKTFFSPSFGTLTDRFGVSWMIVVSTN, from the coding sequence ATGAACGTGCAGGCTTATCTGATGTTCAACGGCCGCACCGAAGAGGCCATCGAGTTCTACAAGAAGGCGGTCGGCGCCGAGGTCACCATGCTGATGCGCTTCCGCGAGGCGCCGGACCAGCCGCCGCCGGGCATGGTCCCGGAAGGCTGGGACGACAAGATCATGCATTCGAGCTTCAAGGTCGGCGATGCCGAGCTGATGGCCTCGGATGGCTGCCAGTCCGACGCCGCCGGCTTCAGCGGCATCTCGCTGGCGCTCTCGGTCGCCTCCCCGGAGGAGGCGGAAGCGAAGTTCGCCGCGCTCGCCGAGGGCGGACAGGTCACCATGCCGCTGATGAAGACCTTCTTCTCGCCCAGCTTCGGCACGCTGACCGACCGTTTCGGCGTGTCCTGGATGATCGTCGTCTCCACCAACTGA
- a CDS encoding glycoside hydrolase, with translation MAKQVFILVGTRKGAFILESDASRRSWEVRGPFCETWPTNHVVGDPRTGTIYAGGGNEWFGPAVWKSTDFGTTWTHSSQGLAYEGGDAPVKSVWSLAAGPDGSLYAGVEPAGLFRSTDGGESWTHVEGLREHPTRPEWNPGGAGLILHSLVLDPADRNKIWVGISAAGVFATEDGGKSWETRNRGTRADYMPEGQNYPEFGQCVHCLVMAPGGGARLYQQNHCGMYRSDDGGRKWESIEEGLPSSFGFPAAAHPRDPDGLYLIPLNGDIKGRFMPEGKTAVWRTRDAGQSWQARREGLPQDGAYFNVLRQAMATDTMEPAGVYFGTNAGGLYASTDEGDTWDCVAPYLPTITSVETLVIER, from the coding sequence ATGGCGAAGCAAGTCTTCATCCTCGTCGGCACCCGCAAGGGCGCCTTCATCCTCGAGAGCGACGCCTCGCGCCGCTCATGGGAGGTGCGCGGCCCGTTCTGCGAGACGTGGCCGACCAACCATGTCGTCGGCGATCCGCGGACCGGCACCATCTATGCCGGCGGCGGCAATGAATGGTTCGGCCCGGCGGTGTGGAAATCAACCGATTTCGGGACGACGTGGACCCATTCGAGCCAGGGCCTCGCCTATGAAGGCGGGGACGCGCCGGTGAAATCGGTGTGGAGCCTCGCCGCCGGCCCGGACGGCAGCCTCTATGCCGGCGTCGAGCCGGCCGGCCTGTTCCGCAGCACCGATGGCGGCGAGAGCTGGACCCATGTCGAGGGCCTGCGCGAGCACCCGACGCGGCCGGAATGGAATCCCGGCGGCGCGGGGCTGATCCTGCATTCGCTGGTGCTCGACCCGGCGGACCGGAACAAGATCTGGGTCGGCATCTCCGCCGCCGGTGTCTTCGCCACCGAGGATGGCGGGAAAAGCTGGGAGACCCGCAACCGCGGCACCCGCGCCGACTACATGCCCGAGGGCCAGAACTATCCCGAGTTCGGCCAGTGCGTGCATTGCCTCGTCATGGCGCCGGGCGGCGGGGCGCGGCTCTACCAGCAGAACCATTGCGGCATGTACCGCTCGGACGATGGCGGCCGGAAATGGGAGAGCATCGAAGAGGGCCTGCCCTCCTCCTTCGGCTTCCCGGCCGCAGCGCATCCGCGCGATCCGGACGGCCTCTATCTCATCCCGCTGAACGGCGACATCAAGGGCCGCTTCATGCCGGAGGGAAAGACGGCGGTCTGGCGCACGCGCGATGCCGGACAGAGCTGGCAGGCGAGGCGCGAGGGCTTGCCGCAGGACGGCGCCTATTTCAACGTGCTGCGCCAGGCGATGGCGACCGACACGATGGAGCCGGCCGGGGTCTATTTCGGCACCAATGCCGGCGGCCTCTATGCCAGCACCGACGAGGGCGACACATGGGACTGCGTCGCGCCCTACCTGCCGACCATCACCTCGGTCGAGACGCTGGTGATCGAGCGGTGA